A single genomic interval of Antechinus flavipes isolate AdamAnt ecotype Samford, QLD, Australia chromosome 1, AdamAnt_v2, whole genome shotgun sequence harbors:
- the OLFM2 gene encoding noelin-2 isoform X3, translating into MEKVQNVSQSMEVLELRTFRDLQYVRNTESLMRSLDSRLRAADGARSLSAKSFQELKDRMTELLPLSSVLEQYKADTRTIVRLREEVRNLSASLAAIQEEMGAFDYEELQQRVLVLEARLHACAQKLGCGKLTGVSNPITIRAMGSRFGSWMTDTMAPSADSRVWYMDGYYKGRRVLEFRTLGDFVKGQNFIQHLLPQPWAGTGHVVYNGSLFYNKYQSNVVVKYHFRSRSVLVQRSLPGAGYNNTFPYSWGGFSDMDLMVDESGLWAVYTTNQNAGNIVVSRLDPHTLEVMRSWDTGYPKRSAGEAFMICGVLYVTNSHLAGAKVYFAYFTNTSSYEYTDVPFHNQYSHISMLDYNPRERALYTWNNGHQVLYNVTLFHVISTAGGP; encoded by the exons ATGGAGAAG GTCCAGAATGTTTCCCAGTCCATGGAAGTCCTTGAGTTGCGGACATTTCGGGACCTACAGTACGTGAGGAATACAGAGTCTCTCATGCGAAGCTTGGACTCAAGGCTCCGGGCTGCTGATGGCGCTCGCAGCTTGTCAGCCAAGAGTTTCCAG GAGCTGAAAGACAGAATGACTGAGCTGCTACCACTGAGCTCCGTCCTGGAGCAGTACAAAGCAGACACAAGGACAATTGTGCGCCTGCGGGAGGAGGTGAGGAACCTATCAGCAAGCCTAGCTGCCATCCAGGAGGAGATGGGCGCCTTTGACTACGAGGAGCTGCAGCAACGCGTGCTGGTGCTGGAGGCCCGGCTCCACGCCTGTGCACAGAAGCTGG gCTGTGGCAAGCTCACGGGAGTCAGTAACCCCATCACCATCAGGGCTATGGGCTCCCGTTTTGGATCCTGGATGACAGACACCATGGCCCCAAGTGCAGACAGTCGT GTGTGGTACATGGATGGCTACTACAAGGGACGGAGAGTACTTGAATTCCGCACTTTGGGTGACTTTGTGAAGGGGCAGAACTTCATTCAGCATCTGCTGCCTCAACCATGGGCAGGCACCGGCCATGTGGTCTACAATGGCTCCCTCTTCTACAACAAGTACCAGAGCAACGTGGTGGTGAAATACCATTTCCGGTCACGCTCCGTGCTGGTCCAGCGCAGCCTGCCCGGGGCCGGCTACAACAACACCTTCCCCTACTCCTGGGGCGGCTTCTCGGACATGGACCTCATGGTGGACGAGAGCGGCCTGTGGGCTGTCTACACCACCAACCAGAACGCGGGCAACATCGTGGTGAGCCGGCTGGACCCTCACACCCTCGAAGTCATGCGGTCGTGGGACACGGGCTACCCCAAGCGCAGCGCCGGAGAGGCCTTCATGATCTGTGGCGTGCTCTACGTGACCAACTCGCATCTGGCCGGGGCCAAGGTCTACTTCGCCTACTTCACCAACACATCGAGCTACGAGTACACGGACGTACCCTTCCACAACCAGTATTCCCACATCTCAATGCTGGACTATAACCCTCGTGAACGTGCCCTCTACACCTGGAACAATGGCCACCAAGTGCTCTATAATGTCACTCTCTTCCATGTCATCAGCACAGCTGGAGGCCCCTAG
- the OLFM2 gene encoding noelin-2 isoform X1: MSVPLLKIGAVLSTMAMVTNWMSQTLPSLVGLNGTVSRAGTSERITLFQSPEDGWQLYTSAQAPDGKCVCTAVIPVQNSCSRDGRSRELRQLMEKVQNVSQSMEVLELRTFRDLQYVRNTESLMRSLDSRLRAADGARSLSAKSFQELKDRMTELLPLSSVLEQYKADTRTIVRLREEVRNLSASLAAIQEEMGAFDYEELQQRVLVLEARLHACAQKLGCGKLTGVSNPITIRAMGSRFGSWMTDTMAPSADSRVWYMDGYYKGRRVLEFRTLGDFVKGQNFIQHLLPQPWAGTGHVVYNGSLFYNKYQSNVVVKYHFRSRSVLVQRSLPGAGYNNTFPYSWGGFSDMDLMVDESGLWAVYTTNQNAGNIVVSRLDPHTLEVMRSWDTGYPKRSAGEAFMICGVLYVTNSHLAGAKVYFAYFTNTSSYEYTDVPFHNQYSHISMLDYNPRERALYTWNNGHQVLYNVTLFHVISTAGGP; encoded by the exons ACGCTGTTCCAAAGTCCCGAGGATGGCTGGCAGCTCTACACTTCAGCCCAAGCTCCGGACGGCAAGTGTGTGTGTACAGCTGTCATCCCTGTGCAGAACAGCTGTTCCCGTGATGGCCGAAGCAGGGAGCTGAGGCAGCTCATGGAGAAG GTCCAGAATGTTTCCCAGTCCATGGAAGTCCTTGAGTTGCGGACATTTCGGGACCTACAGTACGTGAGGAATACAGAGTCTCTCATGCGAAGCTTGGACTCAAGGCTCCGGGCTGCTGATGGCGCTCGCAGCTTGTCAGCCAAGAGTTTCCAG GAGCTGAAAGACAGAATGACTGAGCTGCTACCACTGAGCTCCGTCCTGGAGCAGTACAAAGCAGACACAAGGACAATTGTGCGCCTGCGGGAGGAGGTGAGGAACCTATCAGCAAGCCTAGCTGCCATCCAGGAGGAGATGGGCGCCTTTGACTACGAGGAGCTGCAGCAACGCGTGCTGGTGCTGGAGGCCCGGCTCCACGCCTGTGCACAGAAGCTGG gCTGTGGCAAGCTCACGGGAGTCAGTAACCCCATCACCATCAGGGCTATGGGCTCCCGTTTTGGATCCTGGATGACAGACACCATGGCCCCAAGTGCAGACAGTCGT GTGTGGTACATGGATGGCTACTACAAGGGACGGAGAGTACTTGAATTCCGCACTTTGGGTGACTTTGTGAAGGGGCAGAACTTCATTCAGCATCTGCTGCCTCAACCATGGGCAGGCACCGGCCATGTGGTCTACAATGGCTCCCTCTTCTACAACAAGTACCAGAGCAACGTGGTGGTGAAATACCATTTCCGGTCACGCTCCGTGCTGGTCCAGCGCAGCCTGCCCGGGGCCGGCTACAACAACACCTTCCCCTACTCCTGGGGCGGCTTCTCGGACATGGACCTCATGGTGGACGAGAGCGGCCTGTGGGCTGTCTACACCACCAACCAGAACGCGGGCAACATCGTGGTGAGCCGGCTGGACCCTCACACCCTCGAAGTCATGCGGTCGTGGGACACGGGCTACCCCAAGCGCAGCGCCGGAGAGGCCTTCATGATCTGTGGCGTGCTCTACGTGACCAACTCGCATCTGGCCGGGGCCAAGGTCTACTTCGCCTACTTCACCAACACATCGAGCTACGAGTACACGGACGTACCCTTCCACAACCAGTATTCCCACATCTCAATGCTGGACTATAACCCTCGTGAACGTGCCCTCTACACCTGGAACAATGGCCACCAAGTGCTCTATAATGTCACTCTCTTCCATGTCATCAGCACAGCTGGAGGCCCCTAG
- the OLFM2 gene encoding noelin-2 isoform X2 — protein sequence MLLLAAAPPLLLILLLCRGRAGQTLFQSPEDGWQLYTSAQAPDGKCVCTAVIPVQNSCSRDGRSRELRQLMEKVQNVSQSMEVLELRTFRDLQYVRNTESLMRSLDSRLRAADGARSLSAKSFQELKDRMTELLPLSSVLEQYKADTRTIVRLREEVRNLSASLAAIQEEMGAFDYEELQQRVLVLEARLHACAQKLGCGKLTGVSNPITIRAMGSRFGSWMTDTMAPSADSRVWYMDGYYKGRRVLEFRTLGDFVKGQNFIQHLLPQPWAGTGHVVYNGSLFYNKYQSNVVVKYHFRSRSVLVQRSLPGAGYNNTFPYSWGGFSDMDLMVDESGLWAVYTTNQNAGNIVVSRLDPHTLEVMRSWDTGYPKRSAGEAFMICGVLYVTNSHLAGAKVYFAYFTNTSSYEYTDVPFHNQYSHISMLDYNPRERALYTWNNGHQVLYNVTLFHVISTAGGP from the exons ACGCTGTTCCAAAGTCCCGAGGATGGCTGGCAGCTCTACACTTCAGCCCAAGCTCCGGACGGCAAGTGTGTGTGTACAGCTGTCATCCCTGTGCAGAACAGCTGTTCCCGTGATGGCCGAAGCAGGGAGCTGAGGCAGCTCATGGAGAAG GTCCAGAATGTTTCCCAGTCCATGGAAGTCCTTGAGTTGCGGACATTTCGGGACCTACAGTACGTGAGGAATACAGAGTCTCTCATGCGAAGCTTGGACTCAAGGCTCCGGGCTGCTGATGGCGCTCGCAGCTTGTCAGCCAAGAGTTTCCAG GAGCTGAAAGACAGAATGACTGAGCTGCTACCACTGAGCTCCGTCCTGGAGCAGTACAAAGCAGACACAAGGACAATTGTGCGCCTGCGGGAGGAGGTGAGGAACCTATCAGCAAGCCTAGCTGCCATCCAGGAGGAGATGGGCGCCTTTGACTACGAGGAGCTGCAGCAACGCGTGCTGGTGCTGGAGGCCCGGCTCCACGCCTGTGCACAGAAGCTGG gCTGTGGCAAGCTCACGGGAGTCAGTAACCCCATCACCATCAGGGCTATGGGCTCCCGTTTTGGATCCTGGATGACAGACACCATGGCCCCAAGTGCAGACAGTCGT GTGTGGTACATGGATGGCTACTACAAGGGACGGAGAGTACTTGAATTCCGCACTTTGGGTGACTTTGTGAAGGGGCAGAACTTCATTCAGCATCTGCTGCCTCAACCATGGGCAGGCACCGGCCATGTGGTCTACAATGGCTCCCTCTTCTACAACAAGTACCAGAGCAACGTGGTGGTGAAATACCATTTCCGGTCACGCTCCGTGCTGGTCCAGCGCAGCCTGCCCGGGGCCGGCTACAACAACACCTTCCCCTACTCCTGGGGCGGCTTCTCGGACATGGACCTCATGGTGGACGAGAGCGGCCTGTGGGCTGTCTACACCACCAACCAGAACGCGGGCAACATCGTGGTGAGCCGGCTGGACCCTCACACCCTCGAAGTCATGCGGTCGTGGGACACGGGCTACCCCAAGCGCAGCGCCGGAGAGGCCTTCATGATCTGTGGCGTGCTCTACGTGACCAACTCGCATCTGGCCGGGGCCAAGGTCTACTTCGCCTACTTCACCAACACATCGAGCTACGAGTACACGGACGTACCCTTCCACAACCAGTATTCCCACATCTCAATGCTGGACTATAACCCTCGTGAACGTGCCCTCTACACCTGGAACAATGGCCACCAAGTGCTCTATAATGTCACTCTCTTCCATGTCATCAGCACAGCTGGAGGCCCCTAG